TTGAAGCACGCGAACGCGACGTAGAAGTCGAGGTCGGCGAGGTCGAAGCCGGTCAGCTCCGCGTACCGTCCGGCGAACTCGCGGCGCGTGAGGAAGCCGGGCGCCGAGGTGATCGTGGCGCCGACCGGGAGCTGCTCGGCGTCGGCCGCCTCCGCCCAGTAGACGAGCGTCAGCCCGAGGTCGGACAGCGGGTCGCCGAGCGTCGACATCTCCCAGTCGACGACGGCCGCGATCTCCGGGCGCGGCTCCAGCCGGGCGAGCGCGTTGTCGAGCCGGAAGTCGCCGTGGACCAGCCGGGCCGGGGCGTCGGCCGGCAGCCGTTCGGCCAGCCGCGCGACCAGCCGGTCGTACTCGGGCAGATCATGGACGTTGCCCGTGGCTCGGACGGCCTCCTGCGAGCTGTCCCACTGCTTGCCCCAGCGCTTGAGCTGGCGCTCCATGTAACCGCTCGGACGGCCGAAGTCCCCCAGCCCGATCGCCTCCACGTCCACCGTGTGGATCGCCGCGAGGGCCTCGGCCAGCGCGTCGCTGAGGCCGCGCGCCTGCTCGGGGGTGATGCCGGCGGCGTCCTCCCGGGTGCGCAGGACGCGTCCCTCGACGAAGTCCATGAGGTAGAAGCGGGCGCCGATGATCGCCTCGTCTTCGCAGAAGGCCAGCGTCGTCGGCACCGGCACCGCCGTCCCCCTGCCGAGGGCCGACAGCACGCGGTACTCGCGGGCCATGTCGTGCGCGGTCGGCAGGACGTGGCCGAGCGGCGGACGGCGCAGCACGACGCGGCGGCCCCCGTCCAGCGTGATGCCGTACGTGAGGTTGGAACGCCCGCCCGCGATCAGGTCGATCGCGCCGATCCGTCCCGATCCGGGCAGCTCACGGGCCAGCCAGGCCGCCAGCCGGGGGACGTCGATACCGGGCACCCCGGCGGGCAGTTCTGCGTCAACGGTCATGACGCCCTATTAGAACGCTGCTCGGTCAGGACTGTGAACCCCACCCGGGTACCACCGTGCGACTCGTCACACCCCGGCCACTTCCGGCCGACTTGCGGCCGCGTGTAATCCGATCTCCGAGCTCGGCGATGACCTGCGCGAACGCGGCGACCCTCAGCCCCTCTTTCGCCCAGGGTGAGCAAGTCGACCGAACACCCGGGAGGAAAAAGGTGACACAAGGTGGAATGCTCGGACACGCGGGGTGCCCGTCTGCCGCCACACCTGATTGAACCGGTCCAAAACCGGCTTCGCGGTGGTCGGCCGTCATCCCGCCACAAGGCGGCGAGCTGGACTTATGAGCCTCGCTGGGCTAAGAGAAGGAACTGAGACCACTCGGGGGCCAGACCGCCCGATTGGGGGGGACGCACCG
The sequence above is a segment of the Actinomadura coerulea genome. Coding sequences within it:
- a CDS encoding phosphotransferase family protein, whose protein sequence is MTVDAELPAGVPGIDVPRLAAWLARELPGSGRIGAIDLIAGGRSNLTYGITLDGGRRVVLRRPPLGHVLPTAHDMAREYRVLSALGRGTAVPVPTTLAFCEDEAIIGARFYLMDFVEGRVLRTREDAAGITPEQARGLSDALAEALAAIHTVDVEAIGLGDFGRPSGYMERQLKRWGKQWDSSQEAVRATGNVHDLPEYDRLVARLAERLPADAPARLVHGDFRLDNALARLEPRPEIAAVVDWEMSTLGDPLSDLGLTLVYWAEAADAEQLPVGATITSAPGFLTRREFAGRYAELTGFDLADLDFYVAFACFKLAVILEGIHARYLQNATVGEGFDQIGGGVPLLLDRAHRTLDAGSVW